A single uncultured Fretibacterium sp. DNA region contains:
- a CDS encoding ATP-binding protein translates to MGKDQFSYQIFFERVFNPIALYHVGGEARSVLSADRIFYVDVNPAYERVMRVRKQDIVGRNFLDVWPRSEACWPRIIIDCIRLGHTMHCEGESRDAGSYLGAIAFPLPRRRAAVIFTDKTDWKLSNDALKDKQEELRVLAAQLTLSEENTRRSIAADIHDRIGYELVAQLKMLRRLMEDDLPPSVRKEIERMAATTERLISQSRSLIFELSPPVLKEVGLNPALEALAKSLLEPQGIEWSLRSRGTIGEFNADDAVCIILYRMTRELLLNAIKHSGASRVTIIVNRGPGRIMVAVEDDGHGFDPAFNLDDAVLARAARGFGLFSIRERLQAIGGSVRIVSVPGEGATVAMSCPLKLREGEFK, encoded by the coding sequence ATGGGGAAAGACCAGTTTTCGTATCAGATTTTTTTTGAGCGGGTATTCAACCCCATCGCCCTTTATCACGTTGGAGGCGAGGCCCGAAGCGTCCTGAGTGCCGACAGGATTTTTTACGTCGACGTCAACCCGGCCTACGAGCGCGTGATGAGGGTGAGGAAACAGGATATCGTGGGGCGCAACTTCCTCGACGTGTGGCCGAGGTCGGAGGCGTGCTGGCCGAGGATTATCATCGACTGCATCCGGCTGGGGCACACGATGCACTGCGAGGGCGAGAGCCGTGACGCCGGCAGCTACCTCGGGGCCATTGCCTTCCCCCTGCCGCGGAGGCGGGCCGCGGTGATCTTCACGGACAAGACGGACTGGAAGCTCTCGAACGACGCGCTCAAGGACAAGCAGGAGGAGCTGCGCGTGCTGGCCGCCCAGCTGACGCTCAGCGAGGAGAACACGCGGCGCTCCATCGCCGCGGACATCCACGACCGCATCGGCTACGAGCTCGTCGCACAGCTCAAGATGCTCCGCAGGCTCATGGAGGACGACCTGCCGCCCTCCGTCCGCAAGGAGATCGAGCGCATGGCGGCGACGACGGAACGGCTCATCTCCCAGAGCCGCAGCCTGATCTTCGAGCTGAGCCCGCCCGTCCTCAAGGAGGTGGGGCTCAACCCGGCGCTCGAGGCGCTGGCGAAGTCCCTGCTGGAGCCTCAGGGTATCGAATGGAGCCTGCGCTCCCGCGGCACCATTGGGGAGTTCAACGCCGACGACGCCGTTTGCATTATCCTCTACCGCATGACGCGCGAACTGCTGCTCAACGCGATCAAGCACTCCGGGGCAAGTCGGGTCACCATCATCGTCAACCGCGGTCCCGGCAGGATCATGGTCGCCGTCGAGGACGACGGACACGGGTTCGACCCGGCCTTCAATCTGGACGACGCCGTGCTCGCCAGGGCTGCCAGGGGCTTCGGGCTCTTCAGCATCCGCGAGCGCCTCCAGGCCATCGGCGGCAGCGTCCGGATCGTGTCCGTCCCGGGCGAGGGGGCGACGGTGGCGATGTCCTGCCCCCTGAAGCTGAGGGAGGGTGAGTTCAAATGA
- a CDS encoding methyl-accepting chemotaxis protein, translating to MTIRKKLYLMLFFVLFVIVAMTAVTYIRSRAAIMDLVDSAGMDTVRASAKAIDERLDTAISVLDTCAETVRQNWTQKGVNEEGSIEDFLKGLLHVGQSHGFRAIYFGLESTGRISDASAWQEPEGFDARTRDWYRKAVENRGKVVLSDPYLDEEAQDMVLSLATAVYDDGGKLLGVMGGDVLLKELHELVNHIQVFDKGYGFLLLKSGLVLSSPRPEDILRINMLSDSRIPEDLKSVAQRMIRGETGTQTYTYGGRETKAFFAPTGTGFFLAISFPMSEVWARVNNLTLLLIVIAAVALVVIGLVILFVNRSLTRSIRGIQDASERLGAGDLTVLYDDSGRDELAHVAKKLNSTVISLRDSMTDIRSAANDTARQSETLAALSEETLASMEEVSASMERILHMMEDNASALQTANNSIEEIASGAQASAQAATNGAEGAAQVTEKSESSFKELNEALENIRSAEEVSTQSIRRLRELEHSVESIAGFVSTITSIADQTNLLALNAAIEAARAGEAGRGFAVVAEEVRKLAEESARAASQVDSLITELQESSRSSIEATERTGTLLSETTKKTVETQKRLDDALKALGKLTESIQSVAAVSEEQAASSSEMSHSVQRVAETTDQTVASGQGVGTATRETTQAAESIAGEAQRMAETSEKLQSIVGRFILDAGGTGILPAKE from the coding sequence ATGACGATTCGCAAGAAGCTCTACCTGATGCTCTTCTTCGTCCTGTTCGTGATCGTGGCCATGACGGCCGTCACCTACATCCGAAGCAGAGCGGCCATCATGGACCTGGTGGACTCCGCGGGGATGGATACCGTCAGGGCGTCCGCCAAGGCCATCGACGAACGCCTCGACACCGCCATCTCCGTCCTCGACACCTGTGCCGAGACCGTGCGGCAGAACTGGACGCAAAAGGGCGTCAACGAGGAGGGGAGCATCGAGGACTTCCTAAAGGGACTTCTCCACGTTGGTCAGTCGCATGGATTCAGGGCGATTTATTTCGGCCTGGAGTCCACGGGAAGGATATCGGACGCCAGCGCCTGGCAGGAGCCTGAGGGCTTCGACGCTCGAACCCGGGACTGGTACCGAAAGGCCGTCGAGAACAGGGGGAAGGTCGTGCTCTCCGATCCCTATCTCGACGAGGAGGCCCAGGATATGGTCCTCTCGCTGGCCACGGCCGTTTACGACGACGGCGGCAAGCTGCTGGGCGTCATGGGCGGCGACGTTCTTCTGAAGGAACTTCACGAGCTCGTGAACCACATTCAGGTGTTCGACAAGGGGTATGGGTTCCTTCTGTTGAAAAGCGGTCTGGTCCTCTCCAGCCCGCGCCCAGAGGATATCCTGAGGATCAACATGCTCTCCGACTCCCGGATCCCCGAGGACCTCAAGTCGGTGGCGCAGAGGATGATTCGCGGGGAGACGGGCACGCAGACGTACACCTACGGCGGCAGGGAGACCAAGGCGTTCTTCGCACCCACCGGGACGGGCTTCTTCCTCGCCATCTCCTTTCCCATGAGCGAGGTATGGGCCCGTGTCAACAACCTCACGCTCCTTCTTATCGTCATCGCCGCCGTGGCCCTCGTCGTCATCGGCCTCGTCATCCTGTTCGTCAATCGCAGTCTGACCCGCAGCATACGCGGCATCCAGGACGCCTCCGAACGTCTGGGCGCCGGAGACCTCACCGTCCTCTATGACGACTCCGGCAGGGACGAGCTGGCCCACGTCGCCAAAAAGCTGAATTCTACCGTCATCTCCCTGCGGGACAGCATGACGGACATCCGCTCCGCGGCAAACGACACGGCCCGCCAGTCCGAGACGCTCGCGGCCCTCTCGGAGGAGACGCTCGCCTCCATGGAGGAGGTCTCCGCCTCGATGGAGCGCATCCTGCACATGATGGAGGACAATGCCTCGGCGCTCCAGACCGCGAACAACTCCATCGAGGAGATCGCCTCGGGAGCCCAGGCGTCCGCTCAGGCCGCCACGAACGGGGCTGAGGGGGCAGCGCAGGTCACGGAGAAGTCCGAGAGCTCCTTCAAGGAACTGAACGAGGCCCTGGAGAACATCCGCAGTGCCGAGGAGGTCTCCACCCAGAGCATCCGGCGGCTGCGCGAACTGGAACACTCCGTGGAGTCCATCGCGGGTTTCGTGTCCACCATCACCTCCATCGCCGACCAGACGAACCTGCTGGCGCTGAACGCGGCAATCGAGGCGGCGCGTGCGGGCGAGGCCGGGCGCGGGTTCGCCGTGGTGGCCGAGGAGGTGCGCAAGCTGGCCGAGGAGTCGGCGCGGGCGGCCTCGCAGGTCGACAGCCTCATCACGGAACTCCAGGAGAGCTCCAGAAGCTCGATCGAGGCGACGGAGAGGACCGGGACGCTGCTGAGCGAGACGACGAAGAAGACCGTCGAGACGCAGAAAAGGCTCGACGACGCGCTCAAGGCTCTTGGTAAGCTGACGGAGTCCATCCAGAGCGTGGCGGCAGTGTCGGAGGAACAGGCGGCGTCAAGCTCGGAGATGAGCCATTCCGTCCAGCGTGTGGCGGAGACGACGGACCAGACGGTGGCCTCCGGTCAGGGCGTGGGGACCGCCACGAGGGAGACGACGCAGGCGGCGGAGTCGATCGCGGGCGAGGCTCAGCGCATGGCGGAGACGTCCGAGAAGCTCCAGAGCATCGTCGGACGCTTTATCCTCGACGCAGGAGGGACGGGTATCCTTCCCGCGAAGGAATAA
- a CDS encoding D-glycerate dehydrogenase, whose amino-acid sequence MNRKGNVYVTRLLPRLVMEKLGEVCDFEANTEPRPATREELLRGVRGRDAVLCLLNDRIDAAILDAAGSQCRLFANYGVGYNNIDVSEARKRGIWVTNTPDVLNDATADMAWALLFATARRVAEGDRLMRSGTFSWQPEFMLGADITGRTLGVVGAGRIGRNFALKSRGFGMKVLYSGRRPSPEFEAETGGRFAALDELLRDSDFVSLHVPLTPETHHLIGERELGLMKPGSILINTSRGPVVDEKALARALEARTIRGAGLDVFENEPDPEPGLKALDNVVMTPHIGSATVETRTNMGFIVVRNIAAALEGREPPNLVRA is encoded by the coding sequence ATGAATCGGAAGGGCAACGTTTACGTCACGCGGCTGCTGCCGCGCCTGGTCATGGAGAAACTGGGGGAGGTCTGCGACTTCGAGGCCAATACCGAGCCGCGCCCGGCGACGCGGGAGGAGCTGCTCCGGGGAGTACGCGGGCGGGACGCCGTGCTGTGCCTCCTGAACGACCGCATCGACGCGGCGATCCTCGACGCGGCGGGATCACAGTGCCGGCTGTTCGCAAACTACGGGGTGGGGTACAACAACATCGACGTTTCCGAGGCGCGAAAACGGGGGATCTGGGTGACGAACACTCCGGACGTCCTGAACGACGCGACGGCGGACATGGCCTGGGCGCTCCTCTTCGCAACGGCGCGGCGCGTGGCGGAGGGGGACCGGCTGATGCGCTCCGGGACCTTCAGCTGGCAGCCCGAGTTCATGTTGGGCGCCGACATCACGGGCCGGACCCTGGGCGTGGTCGGCGCAGGACGCATTGGGCGGAACTTCGCGCTCAAAAGCCGCGGGTTCGGCATGAAGGTCCTGTACTCGGGACGCCGTCCCTCCCCGGAGTTCGAGGCGGAGACGGGCGGACGCTTCGCCGCGCTGGACGAGCTCCTGAGGGATTCGGACTTCGTCTCCCTTCACGTTCCCCTGACGCCCGAGACGCATCATCTGATCGGGGAACGCGAGTTGGGGCTCATGAAGCCCGGTTCTATCCTGATAAACACGTCGCGCGGCCCGGTCGTCGACGAGAAGGCCCTCGCCAGGGCACTGGAGGCCCGCACGATCCGGGGCGCGGGCCTCGACGTGTTCGAGAACGAGCCGGACCCCGAGCCGGGGCTGAAGGCTCTGGACAACGTGGTTATGACGCCCCATATCGGCAGCGCCACCGTGGAGACGCGCACCAACATGGGCTTCATCGTCGTGAGGAACATCGCAGCGGCGCTCGAGGGCAGGGAACCGCCAAACCTGGTGAGGGCCTGA
- the dxs gene encoding 1-deoxy-D-xylulose-5-phosphate synthase has translation MKFLTAGFRREDLLRIAPGDLPHLAGEVRERIIETVRENGGHLGSSLGAVELTVALLRRFDPLRDRIVFDVGHQVYPYKLLTDRADRFDTLRLKDGICGFPRRSESPCDHFNTGHSSTSVSAALGYAKARDLLGQDHHVVAFTGDAALINGLAFEALNHVKETKTRLIIVLNDNKHSISPRVGGFATMLARLSASTSYNRIKAAIKDCCRALPAGEALQRSLEGIHDQIKALVKPANIFDDLDINYWGPFDGHDIPACEMIFELAKGYDRPVLLHFNTVKGRGMPEAEENPTKYHQMSPRSEAERPKARTWSEAASAVTEQLAKADPRIVCLTAAMATGVKLEHFRSEFPDRFFDVGIAESHMLTLAAGMAAGGMRPWVFIYSTFLQRAMDQLTHDIALQDLPVVLMVDRAGLVGADGDTHQGLLDVSWSRAIPNLEVYAPSDEASLRQMMAHAASRSGPTLIRYPRGSLPIRNDLFSGREPLGTVQLRSGTGWALMGHGVAVHILLDVHERARASGLPVPAVFDIRRLKPLDAEFLDEALRRYPMVAVAEENYLAGGVGEALAARIAEGGYTTLLRCFGVPDVCVPHATIPEQRELYGLTAENILSECRAVLPVRAHTA, from the coding sequence ATGAAATTTCTAACTGCAGGGTTCCGGCGCGAGGACCTTCTGCGCATCGCGCCCGGGGACCTTCCCCATCTGGCCGGGGAGGTCCGTGAGCGCATCATCGAGACCGTGAGGGAGAACGGCGGGCATCTGGGCTCCTCCCTGGGGGCCGTGGAGCTGACCGTGGCGCTGCTGCGGAGGTTCGACCCGCTCCGCGACCGCATCGTCTTCGACGTGGGGCACCAGGTCTACCCCTACAAGCTCCTCACGGACCGGGCGGACCGCTTCGACACGCTCCGCCTGAAGGACGGGATCTGCGGCTTTCCCCGCCGTTCCGAGAGCCCCTGCGACCACTTCAACACGGGGCACAGCAGCACGTCCGTCTCCGCGGCCCTCGGCTACGCCAAGGCACGCGACCTGCTGGGGCAGGACCATCACGTCGTGGCCTTCACCGGCGACGCCGCGCTCATCAACGGCCTGGCCTTCGAGGCCCTGAACCACGTCAAGGAGACCAAGACCCGCCTCATCATCGTCCTGAACGACAACAAGCACTCCATCAGCCCCCGCGTCGGCGGGTTCGCCACCATGCTGGCGCGCCTCTCGGCCAGCACGTCCTACAACCGGATCAAGGCGGCCATCAAGGACTGCTGCCGTGCCCTGCCTGCCGGGGAGGCCCTCCAACGCAGCCTCGAGGGCATCCACGACCAGATCAAGGCCCTGGTGAAGCCGGCCAACATCTTCGACGATCTGGACATCAACTACTGGGGCCCCTTCGACGGGCACGACATCCCGGCCTGCGAGATGATCTTCGAGCTGGCCAAGGGCTACGACCGGCCCGTCCTCCTTCACTTCAACACGGTCAAGGGCAGGGGGATGCCCGAGGCCGAGGAGAACCCCACGAAGTACCATCAGATGTCGCCCCGTTCCGAGGCGGAGCGCCCCAAGGCGCGAACCTGGAGCGAGGCCGCGTCCGCTGTGACGGAGCAGCTGGCGAAGGCCGATCCGCGCATCGTCTGCCTCACCGCCGCCATGGCGACGGGCGTGAAGCTGGAGCACTTCCGCTCCGAGTTCCCCGACCGGTTCTTCGATGTCGGGATCGCCGAGAGCCACATGCTGACCCTGGCTGCGGGGATGGCCGCCGGAGGGATGAGGCCCTGGGTCTTCATCTACTCCACCTTTCTCCAGCGCGCTATGGATCAGCTGACCCACGACATCGCCCTCCAGGACCTGCCGGTCGTCCTCATGGTCGACCGCGCCGGGCTGGTGGGGGCGGACGGGGACACGCATCAGGGGCTGCTCGACGTTTCCTGGTCCCGCGCCATTCCGAACCTGGAGGTGTACGCCCCCTCCGACGAGGCCTCCCTGCGCCAGATGATGGCCCACGCCGCGAGCCGGAGCGGCCCCACCCTCATCCGCTACCCGCGCGGCTCCCTGCCAATCCGGAACGACCTCTTCTCCGGGCGGGAGCCGCTGGGGACGGTGCAGCTGCGCAGCGGGACGGGCTGGGCGCTCATGGGGCACGGCGTCGCCGTTCACATCCTTCTGGACGTCCATGAGCGGGCCCGGGCCTCGGGGCTCCCCGTGCCCGCCGTGTTCGATATCCGGCGGCTCAAGCCGCTGGACGCGGAGTTCCTGGACGAGGCCCTGCGGCGCTATCCGATGGTGGCGGTCGCGGAGGAGAACTATCTCGCCGGCGGGGTCGGCGAGGCGCTTGCGGCGCGGATCGCCGAGGGCGGGTATACGACGCTCCTGCGATGCTTCGGTGTGCCCGACGTCTGCGTCCCGCACGCGACGATCCCCGAGCAGAGGGAGCTCTACGGCCTGACGGCCGAGAACATCCTTTCGGAGTGCCGGGCTGTCCTGCCCGTGCGGGCCCACACGGCCTGA
- a CDS encoding TlyA family RNA methyltransferase gives MSRKERLDKLLVDRGLAETRNRAQALIMAGKVRADGAVVTKAGTPLSPECRLEVEEGRRWASRGAHKLLRAFEVFPLGADGRVCVDIGASTGGFTDVLLDRGARRVYAVDVGYGQLLWRLASDPRVAVMDRTNARNLTSADFDEPVSLAVCDASFISLTLILPAIDAFLSADGSALVLVKPQFEAGRERLGRGGVVRDPAIHAAVLNEVTDFAARRTRFFVAGLTWSPILGPEGNMEFLCWLTREAREFSVDIGTLVGEAHLVLHPGRASAG, from the coding sequence ATGTCCCGAAAGGAACGTCTGGACAAGCTGCTGGTGGACCGCGGCCTGGCCGAGACGCGGAACCGGGCCCAGGCGCTGATCATGGCGGGGAAGGTTCGGGCCGACGGCGCGGTTGTGACCAAGGCGGGGACCCCCCTGTCCCCGGAGTGCCGTCTGGAGGTGGAGGAGGGGCGGCGCTGGGCCAGCCGCGGCGCCCACAAGCTGCTGAGGGCCTTCGAGGTCTTTCCTCTGGGCGCGGATGGCCGCGTCTGTGTCGACATCGGCGCCTCCACCGGGGGGTTCACGGACGTCCTTTTGGACCGTGGCGCGCGGAGGGTCTACGCCGTGGACGTCGGGTACGGCCAGCTGCTTTGGCGCCTGGCCTCCGACCCGCGTGTCGCCGTCATGGACCGGACGAACGCCCGGAACCTGACCTCCGCCGACTTCGACGAGCCGGTCAGCCTCGCCGTCTGCGACGCCTCCTTCATCTCTCTGACCCTCATTCTTCCGGCGATCGACGCGTTCCTGTCCGCGGACGGGTCGGCCCTGGTCCTCGTCAAGCCTCAGTTCGAGGCGGGCCGTGAGCGTCTGGGGCGGGGCGGCGTGGTGCGGGACCCCGCGATCCATGCCGCGGTCCTGAACGAGGTGACGGACTTCGCCGCACGGCGTACTCGTTTTTTTGTCGCGGGCCTGACCTGGTCCCCTATCCTGGGCCCCGAGGGAAACATGGAGTTTCTCTGCTGGCTGACGCGGGAGGCCCGGGAGTTTTCCGTCGATATCGGGACGCTGGTCGGGGAGGCCCACCTGGTCCTTCACCCGGGCCGGGCGTCCGCAGGGTGA
- the larB gene encoding nickel pincer cofactor biosynthesis protein LarB, with the protein MDEHRNGGECNRVVGDDGSFRAAAERAFSRLGEEVKLDTDRPARTGFSEIVYCPGKSDEQLRTIARAFAGSSENVLFSRITPEQHAVIAAELPDAVHHGVARLSGLRRRPSDHCRGVAVVTAGSSDVPVAEEAALTAEYMGCDVTRLYDVGVAGLHRLLAHLDTLRSARAIVAVAGMEGALPTVVAGLVSCPVVAVPTSTGYGANLGGIAPLLTMLNSCAMGVSVVNIDNGLSAGYLAARIVRQIHDAGAEARA; encoded by the coding sequence ATGGATGAGCATCGGAACGGCGGGGAGTGCAATCGGGTGGTTGGGGACGACGGCTCTTTTCGGGCGGCGGCGGAACGGGCCTTCAGCAGGCTGGGGGAGGAGGTGAAGCTGGACACGGACCGTCCGGCGCGCACCGGATTCTCCGAGATCGTCTACTGTCCCGGTAAGAGCGACGAGCAGCTTCGGACCATCGCCCGCGCGTTTGCGGGGAGCTCCGAGAACGTGCTGTTCTCGCGCATCACGCCCGAGCAGCACGCCGTGATCGCCGCGGAGCTTCCGGATGCCGTTCACCACGGCGTGGCGCGTCTCTCCGGGCTGAGGCGCAGGCCGTCCGACCATTGCCGGGGCGTCGCCGTCGTCACCGCGGGCAGCAGCGACGTGCCCGTGGCGGAGGAGGCGGCGCTGACCGCCGAGTACATGGGCTGCGACGTGACGCGTCTTTACGACGTGGGGGTCGCGGGCCTGCACCGTCTGCTGGCCCACCTGGATACGTTGCGGTCGGCCCGTGCCATCGTCGCCGTCGCGGGGATGGAGGGGGCGCTTCCGACGGTCGTCGCGGGGCTGGTGAGCTGCCCGGTGGTCGCCGTGCCCACCAGCACGGGCTACGGGGCCAACCTGGGCGGAATCGCGCCTCTGCTGACCATGCTGAACTCCTGCGCCATGGGCGTGAGCGTCGTGAATATCGACAACGGCCTGAGCGCCGGCTATCTGGCGGCCCGCATCGTCCGCCAGATCCACGATGCGGGGGCGGAGGCGCGGGCATGA
- a CDS encoding HD domain-containing protein, translating to MITRPLLEHIFAAASIERWNDHPHPAVFTELGKQAHKMVAAWVLGRAEEDAGRVVDWNALIEGGIFEFLYRVVVTDIRPPVFHKLMQDRATREQLGEWVCRRLEPDLTAFSPEVARRFRAYHRAEPEGLERSILRAAHYIATKWEFSFILHWSADMYGVDQTRREIDEQISRIDLPAAREILESPADSRLWGFISLVGQLTFQRRWAQTPRIPQTSVLGHLLFVALVSWMVSHEVGVCPRRLYNNFFGGLFHDLPEVLTRDIISPVKASVEGLDEMIRRYEREAMEERIFPLLPEGWRRELRWYTEEEFTNKTWQEGQIDPVQRHAGDIPRELDRDCYNPMDGHIIEICDKLAAYIEASVSISTGIRSPALEEGKRRLYDRFHQARVEDISLGYLFEYFR from the coding sequence ATGATTACACGCCCGCTCCTGGAGCACATCTTTGCGGCTGCGAGCATCGAGCGGTGGAACGACCATCCGCATCCGGCCGTCTTCACCGAGCTGGGCAAGCAGGCCCACAAGATGGTCGCCGCCTGGGTCCTGGGCAGGGCCGAGGAGGATGCGGGCCGTGTCGTGGACTGGAACGCCCTGATCGAGGGAGGGATCTTCGAGTTCCTGTACCGCGTCGTCGTCACGGACATCCGGCCTCCCGTGTTCCACAAGCTGATGCAGGACCGCGCCACGCGCGAGCAGCTGGGGGAGTGGGTCTGCAGGAGGCTGGAGCCCGATCTGACGGCATTCTCGCCCGAGGTGGCCCGGCGCTTCCGCGCCTATCACCGTGCGGAACCCGAGGGGCTGGAGCGGAGCATCCTGCGCGCGGCGCATTACATCGCCACCAAATGGGAGTTTAGCTTCATCCTGCACTGGAGCGCCGACATGTATGGCGTGGACCAGACGCGACGGGAGATCGACGAGCAGATCTCCCGGATCGACCTGCCCGCCGCGCGGGAGATCCTGGAGAGCCCCGCGGACTCCAGGCTCTGGGGGTTCATATCGCTGGTGGGGCAGCTGACCTTCCAGAGGCGTTGGGCTCAGACCCCGCGGATCCCGCAGACCTCGGTCCTGGGGCACCTCCTCTTCGTCGCCCTCGTGTCCTGGATGGTCTCGCACGAGGTCGGGGTCTGTCCCAGACGTCTCTACAACAACTTCTTCGGGGGGCTCTTCCACGACCTTCCCGAGGTGCTGACGCGGGACATCATCTCCCCCGTCAAGGCGTCCGTCGAGGGCCTTGACGAGATGATCCGACGCTACGAGAGGGAGGCGATGGAGGAGCGCATCTTCCCCCTCCTGCCCGAGGGGTGGCGTCGGGAGCTGCGCTGGTACACGGAGGAGGAGTTCACGAACAAGACCTGGCAGGAGGGGCAGATCGACCCCGTGCAGCGGCACGCCGGGGACATCCCCCGGGAGCTGGATCGGGACTGCTACAACCCCATGGATGGGCACATCATCGAGATATGCGACAAACTGGCCGCCTACATCGAGGCCTCCGTCTCCATCAGCACGGGCATCCGTTCCCCCGCGCTCGAGGAGGGAAAACGGCGCCTCTACGACCGCTTCCACCAGGCCCGGGTAGAGGACATCTCCCTGGGCTATCTGTTCGAGTACTTTCGGTGA
- a CDS encoding slipin family protein, whose product MIINVNELASLFSDIGSWIGILLIVLLILSSSVRIVPEYKRLVLFRLGRLAGSRGPGIVFIIPVIDRPVSVDLRILTMDVPVQEVITKDNVPIKVNAVVYFRVLDPSHSVVEVENYVLATSQLAQTTLRSVVGSVELDEVLSSREKINHELQKIIDERTDPWGIKVSAVEVKELELPEGMKRAMARQAEAERERRAKIIAAEGELQAAAKLSEAARQMEVSPVTLQLRYLQTIREIGAEKSSTTFFPIPIDLVRPFVERAFGGAQDSDA is encoded by the coding sequence ATGATCATCAATGTGAACGAATTGGCGTCTCTGTTCTCGGACATCGGCAGCTGGATCGGCATTCTGCTCATCGTGCTGCTGATCCTGTCCTCGTCCGTCAGGATCGTGCCGGAGTACAAGCGGCTGGTCCTCTTCCGGCTCGGACGGCTGGCCGGCAGCCGCGGACCCGGCATCGTCTTCATCATCCCGGTCATCGACCGCCCCGTAAGCGTGGACCTGCGCATCCTGACCATGGACGTTCCCGTCCAGGAGGTCATCACCAAGGACAACGTGCCCATCAAAGTCAACGCGGTGGTCTACTTCCGGGTCCTGGACCCGTCCCACTCCGTCGTCGAGGTCGAGAACTACGTCCTGGCCACCAGCCAGCTGGCCCAGACCACGCTGCGCTCCGTCGTCGGGTCCGTGGAGCTGGACGAAGTGCTCTCCTCCCGCGAGAAGATCAACCACGAGCTCCAGAAGATCATCGACGAGCGCACTGACCCCTGGGGCATCAAGGTGAGCGCCGTCGAGGTCAAGGAGCTGGAGCTGCCCGAGGGCATGAAGCGCGCCATGGCCCGCCAGGCGGAGGCCGAGCGCGAGCGGCGCGCCAAGATCATCGCCGCCGAGGGCGAGCTCCAGGCCGCCGCAAAGCTCTCCGAGGCCGCCAGGCAGATGGAGGTCTCGCCCGTCACCCTGCAGCTCCGCTACCTCCAGACCATCCGGGAAATAGGCGCCGAGAAGAGCTCGACCACATTCTTCCCCATCCCCATCGACCTGGTGCGTCCGTTCGTCGAACGGGCCTTCGGCGGCGCCCAGGACAGCGACGCCTGA
- a CDS encoding Mur ligase family protein, with product MSTSFDPSSVPLRILVTGTRGKSSLVRLLHAGLLACGLRSCARITGVLPRELSPSGCRTIRRAAPAHVREMRWWLAQVPRGTDAVVMENSAVAPELQEAAGAWLRPTLVVWTTLRSDHAEAWGPGIEGAARALAKGVPRGVPVSGGPETAHPGLTSLLRERGCPLYILSGPETPASHREANLALALHALSLCGIPAERLSAARLEMAALSPDIADFRVLGEGEDLLAAAFSANEVESTGRLFGETGWDPSETTLLYHHRPDRPERLRGFLPWIASRSWRRTVFTRTRGPFFTLPFAPFAHLGWEDGITDAPSFEVWRRGRGRVFACGNVAGWPLEFLARCEDVKLS from the coding sequence TTGTCCACGTCGTTCGATCCCAGTTCCGTTCCGCTGCGCATCCTCGTCACGGGGACGCGGGGCAAGAGCAGTCTCGTCCGCCTGCTGCACGCGGGGCTCCTTGCGTGCGGCCTCAGGTCCTGTGCGCGCATCACGGGGGTCCTCCCGCGCGAGCTGTCCCCATCGGGCTGCCGGACGATCCGCCGCGCCGCGCCGGCTCACGTCCGGGAGATGCGCTGGTGGCTCGCGCAGGTCCCGCGGGGCACGGATGCCGTCGTCATGGAGAACAGCGCCGTCGCCCCGGAGCTTCAGGAGGCTGCGGGGGCCTGGCTGCGTCCGACTCTGGTGGTGTGGACGACGCTGCGGTCCGACCATGCGGAGGCCTGGGGGCCGGGCATCGAGGGGGCGGCGCGTGCCCTGGCGAAAGGGGTGCCGCGCGGCGTCCCAGTGTCCGGCGGACCGGAGACCGCTCATCCGGGGCTGACGAGCCTTCTGCGTGAGCGCGGCTGTCCACTGTACATCCTGTCCGGACCGGAAACGCCGGCATCGCACCGTGAGGCGAACCTGGCTCTTGCGCTCCACGCGCTCTCGCTCTGCGGGATCCCCGCGGAACGGCTCTCCGCCGCGCGGCTGGAGATGGCGGCCCTGTCCCCCGACATCGCGGACTTCCGGGTGCTGGGGGAGGGGGAGGACCTTCTGGCCGCGGCCTTCTCCGCCAACGAGGTGGAGAGCACCGGGCGCCTTTTTGGGGAGACGGGCTGGGACCCTTCGGAGACGACGCTGCTGTACCATCACCGCCCGGACCGTCCCGAGCGGCTGCGCGGCTTCCTGCCCTGGATAGCGTCACGGTCCTGGAGACGGACCGTCTTCACCCGGACAAGGGGCCCTTTTTTCACGCTCCCCTTCGCCCCTTTCGCGCATCTGGGCTGGGAGGACGGCATCACGGACGCGCCGTCGTTCGAGGTGTGGCGCCGGGGACGCGGTCGTGTCTTCGCCTGCGGCAACGTCGCCGGGTGGCCGCTGGAATTTCTGGCCCGATGTGAGGATGTGAAGCTGTCATGA